One window of Alkaliphilus metalliredigens QYMF genomic DNA carries:
- a CDS encoding XkdQ/YqbQ family protein has product MKKSITALVGNLTWTSHESTLGVQLNFDTAYNNIIYFPKDLIDIGDVVVLSNDGNEVFRGIIVTEEINGEFSRHYIAFDYAFYLNKSKGVYQFNGIQASKAIEQLLNDLNIPVANIASITTIINHIYFDKVISDIIKDILLQATQETGQRYRLEMRAGKLYIENEVDLIVNATFKLAENIESYNVTTAISNLSRRRSIEEMKNSIIIISENGESIKTVGSAKESTSIQKYGLLQEVQSVDEKDISQANHIARTLLKDLNKIFEDNSVELIGNDSVRAGRIINISEPITGMNGQYKIKSCTHNVSNGIHKMSLDLGVL; this is encoded by the coding sequence ATGAAGAAGAGTATCACAGCACTAGTGGGAAATTTAACTTGGACGAGCCATGAAAGTACTTTAGGTGTGCAGCTGAATTTTGACACTGCATATAACAATATAATTTATTTCCCCAAGGATTTAATTGATATTGGTGATGTTGTGGTATTAAGTAATGATGGTAATGAAGTTTTTAGAGGAATCATCGTCACAGAAGAAATAAATGGTGAGTTCTCAAGGCACTATATAGCCTTTGACTATGCTTTTTATCTTAACAAGTCAAAGGGGGTATATCAGTTTAATGGTATTCAGGCATCTAAAGCTATAGAGCAACTATTGAATGATCTTAATATACCAGTTGCTAATATAGCAAGTATTACTACAATCATAAACCATATTTATTTTGATAAAGTAATAAGTGATATTATAAAAGATATTCTCCTGCAGGCTACACAGGAAACGGGCCAAAGATATAGGCTAGAGATGAGGGCAGGCAAGTTATATATCGAAAATGAAGTTGATTTGATTGTAAATGCTACTTTTAAGCTGGCCGAAAACATTGAATCTTATAATGTAACCACTGCAATTAGCAATCTAAGCAGGAGAAGATCCATAGAGGAAATGAAGAATAGTATTATAATCATATCAGAGAATGGAGAAAGCATAAAAACTGTTGGTTCAGCAAAAGAAAGTACATCTATACAAAAATATGGTTTGTTACAAGAAGTACAAAGTGTGGATGAAAAGGATATATCACAGGCTAATCATATAGCCAGGACACTTTTAAAGGACTTAAATAAAATATTTGAAGACAACAGTGTAGAACTCATTGGAAATGACAGTGTTAGAGCTGGCAGAATAATAAACATATCTGAGCCTATCACAGGAATGAATGGGCAATACAAAATTAAGTCCTGTACTCATAATGTTAGTAATGGCATACATAAAATGTCATTGGATTTGGGGGTGTTATAG
- a CDS encoding DUF2577 domain-containing protein gives MNGIKELAEMFKERENKAYMGPQIGKVITPPPNIKVSLGDKIILEKNRLIIAAHVLSGYTRQFQGQSNGTITTKTPPSPVSYSEYTVLEDLNHAGEIVYTDTLKTGDEVILLPSTDEQKYIIIDKAVRL, from the coding sequence ATGAATGGCATTAAAGAGTTAGCTGAAATGTTTAAAGAAAGAGAGAATAAGGCTTACATGGGTCCCCAAATAGGAAAGGTGATAACTCCTCCTCCTAATATCAAGGTATCACTGGGAGATAAAATTATATTGGAGAAGAACAGATTAATTATAGCTGCCCACGTATTATCAGGTTATACAAGGCAATTTCAAGGTCAAAGTAACGGAACGATTACTACTAAAACACCACCTAGTCCAGTGAGCTATAGTGAATACACAGTATTAGAAGATTTAAACCATGCTGGAGAAATCGTCTATACTGATACATTAAAAACTGGTGATGAAGTAATTCTATTGCCTAGTACCGATGAGCAAAAATATATTATTATAGATAAGGCGGTGAGATTATAG
- a CDS encoding DUF2634 domain-containing protein has translation MLPQIANLEIDGDDQQQTTQIGKSFLFDFNKGEFVFKDGKLVPVEGIEALKVWIEKTLRTEKFRFKVYEGTEYGVTVEDLIIGHNYPISFAESEVKREVSEALGTHPWIERLVDWGLEREKSILKISFRVILVNGNSFDQVVNYNV, from the coding sequence GTGCTGCCACAAATAGCAAACTTAGAAATCGATGGTGATGATCAACAACAGACTACTCAAATAGGGAAGTCTTTTTTATTTGATTTCAATAAGGGTGAATTTGTGTTTAAGGATGGAAAGTTAGTGCCAGTAGAAGGAATTGAAGCTTTAAAAGTATGGATTGAAAAGACACTGAGAACAGAAAAGTTTAGATTTAAAGTTTATGAAGGCACGGAGTATGGTGTCACCGTTGAAGATCTAATTATTGGCCATAACTATCCTATCAGTTTTGCTGAGTCAGAGGTCAAAAGAGAGGTATCCGAAGCTCTAGGTACTCACCCGTGGATAGAACGCTTGGTGGATTGGGGCTTAGAAAGAGAAAAATCAATACTTAAGATATCCTTTAGAGTGATTTTAGTAAATGGAAATTCATTTGATCAGGTGGTGAATTACAATGTATGA
- a CDS encoding baseplate J/gp47 family protein yields MYEGKTKEQIHEEMLDQISKKYDKTPGEFIYDATKPPAIKLEEVYKDLDDVIDKLDIENLKGEELERFVYQRTGIGRKKATYSIGRVLAKGNGSVNAGNLFETEGGIQFEAVQGVIINGEGYVNIKCAVAGGVGNVPANQIKFMPVTISGINEVVNTEATTGGFEAETDQALLQRYYERRQTPATSGNKAHYKNWAKEVPGVGDAKVFSLWNGDNTVKVILIDAEKQPASLELIEMVQEYIDPGMTGLGEGEAPIGAYCTISSAIGKEINISFTAIKDPSVSDLERQQSVEKNINNYLKEIAFVENYVSYGIVGSLILQSEGIEDYSDLVINDGSSNISIGNEEVAILGSVVINE; encoded by the coding sequence ATGTATGAAGGTAAGACAAAAGAGCAGATACATGAAGAGATGTTAGACCAGATATCTAAAAAATATGATAAAACTCCTGGAGAGTTTATTTATGATGCCACTAAGCCCCCTGCAATTAAGCTTGAAGAGGTATATAAAGATTTAGATGACGTAATTGATAAATTGGATATTGAAAATTTAAAAGGTGAAGAACTAGAAAGATTTGTATATCAAAGGACAGGTATTGGACGAAAAAAGGCTACCTATTCTATCGGGAGGGTGTTAGCAAAGGGTAATGGTAGCGTTAATGCAGGCAATCTATTTGAAACGGAAGGTGGTATACAGTTTGAAGCTGTTCAAGGGGTAATAATTAATGGTGAAGGATACGTGAACATAAAATGTGCTGTTGCTGGAGGTGTTGGAAATGTGCCAGCTAATCAAATTAAATTCATGCCTGTGACCATTTCAGGAATCAATGAAGTGGTAAATACTGAGGCAACAACAGGTGGTTTTGAAGCTGAAACAGACCAAGCACTTCTTCAAAGATATTATGAGAGAAGACAAACACCAGCCACAAGTGGGAATAAGGCTCATTATAAAAATTGGGCAAAAGAGGTTCCTGGTGTGGGCGATGCAAAAGTTTTCTCTTTGTGGAATGGCGATAATACTGTAAAGGTAATTTTAATTGATGCTGAAAAGCAACCCGCAAGTCTGGAGTTAATCGAAATGGTACAAGAGTACATTGATCCAGGTATGACAGGTTTAGGTGAAGGAGAGGCGCCAATAGGCGCATATTGCACAATAAGTAGTGCTATTGGTAAAGAAATTAATATTTCATTTACAGCTATTAAGGATCCTTCTGTATCTGATTTAGAAAGACAGCAAAGTGTAGAGAAAAACATCAATAATTATCTTAAAGAAATAGCCTTTGTAGAGAACTATGTAAGTTATGGGATTGTTGGGAGTTTGATATTACAATCAGAAGGAATTGAGGATTATAGTGACTTAGTAATTAATGATGGGAGTAGTAATATTTCAATAGGAAATGAAGAGGTAGCAATATTAGGGAGTGTGGTAATCAATGAGTAA
- a CDS encoding YmfQ family protein produces the protein MSNQMITYLPLFMRKSKIYNEIFDAEEHQFEYVEADIKDIRKQLDIDTATWGLAIYEKELKIKIDLSKPLSERRSVIKSKERGTGKVDAALIKVVADAYTNGEVDVLFNGNINIKFNGVLGIPRNLSDLENSLEEIKPAHLALAYTFAYLLIKDIHGVMTLNELQQTKLNKFAGGGS, from the coding sequence ATGAGTAATCAAATGATTACCTATCTCCCCTTATTTATGCGAAAATCGAAGATCTATAATGAGATATTCGATGCTGAAGAACATCAATTTGAGTATGTTGAAGCAGATATTAAGGACATAAGAAAGCAATTAGATATCGATACTGCAACATGGGGATTAGCTATCTATGAAAAAGAGCTAAAGATAAAAATTGATTTATCGAAACCATTATCAGAGAGAAGATCCGTGATTAAGTCCAAGGAGAGGGGCACAGGGAAAGTTGATGCAGCTCTTATTAAAGTGGTAGCAGATGCCTATACCAATGGAGAAGTTGATGTGCTATTTAATGGGAATATAAATATAAAATTCAATGGAGTTTTGGGGATTCCTCGGAACCTAAGCGATTTAGAAAATTCGCTAGAAGAGATTAAACCAGCCCATTTAGCTTTAGCTTATACATTTGCTTATCTGTTAATTAAAGATATTCATGGAGTCATGACGTTGAATGAACTCCAACAAACAAAACTTAACAAATTTGCAGGAGGTGGTAGTTAA
- a CDS encoding XkdX family protein, translated as MDYNFWKSAYKLGWAKESQIQRAFERAMITEEEKNQILDTE; from the coding sequence ATGGATTATAACTTTTGGAAATCAGCCTACAAATTAGGATGGGCCAAGGAGTCACAGATTCAAAGAGCATTTGAAAGAGCAATGATTACAGAAGAAGAAAAGAACCAGATATTAGACACCGAGTAG
- a CDS encoding phage holin family protein produces the protein MSINNIGNIIKATLATIGGTLSYILGGWDTALLTLMIMMAVDFISGWTVAAVFKSSPKTEKGALESKAGLKGLLRKGQVLLIVLVATRLDILIGTGELVRNTAIVGFCLNELVSIVENTGLMGVPLPPIITHAIDILEKKNDEVKIR, from the coding sequence ATGTCTATAAATAACATAGGAAATATTATTAAAGCAACGTTGGCAACCATAGGAGGAACACTATCATATATTTTAGGAGGGTGGGATACGGCATTGCTGACACTAATGATCATGATGGCTGTTGACTTTATAAGTGGATGGACTGTTGCTGCCGTATTCAAGAGTTCTCCTAAAACTGAAAAAGGAGCACTGGAGAGTAAAGCAGGATTAAAGGGATTACTGAGAAAGGGACAGGTGTTACTGATTGTACTGGTTGCCACTAGACTAGACATATTAATAGGGACAGGAGAATTGGTTAGAAATACAGCTATAGTAGGGTTTTGTTTAAATGAATTAGTTAGCATTGTAGAGAACACTGGTTTGATGGGGGTACCACTACCTCCTATTATTACTCATGCTATTGATATTTTAGAAAAGAAGAATGATGAGGTGAAGATACGATGA
- a CDS encoding N-acetylmuramoyl-L-alanine amidase family protein, with amino-acid sequence MKIVIDNGHGLNTPGKRTPILPDGTQIREWQFNFPTAKKLGELLIHNGFDIVYVSDTEEDTPLGTRTTRANEAGADIFVSIHYNAFQGTWGTHGGIETYHYPNSSNGQSLAQEIQRELIQETGLRDRGVKSANFQVLRETAIPAVLCECGFMDNLEEASLMLDEAYQWKCARGIAKGICSYLGVEYQELTENENEDSPQWAIDARAWAIENDISDGSRPKDPATREEVWRMLQKNAERVD; translated from the coding sequence ATGAAAATAGTAATTGACAATGGTCATGGATTGAATACTCCTGGAAAGAGAACACCAATACTTCCTGATGGAACACAGATACGAGAATGGCAGTTCAACTTTCCCACAGCAAAGAAGCTAGGAGAGCTGTTAATACACAATGGATTTGACATAGTCTATGTCAGCGATACAGAAGAGGATACCCCACTAGGAACAAGAACAACTCGAGCCAATGAGGCAGGAGCCGATATTTTCGTGTCGATTCACTACAACGCCTTTCAAGGTACATGGGGTACCCATGGGGGAATTGAAACCTATCACTATCCCAATTCAAGCAATGGGCAAAGCTTAGCTCAGGAAATACAAAGAGAGTTGATTCAAGAGACAGGGTTGAGGGATAGAGGAGTGAAGTCAGCCAACTTTCAAGTTTTACGAGAAACTGCTATTCCAGCTGTGCTTTGTGAATGTGGGTTCATGGATAACTTGGAAGAAGCTAGTTTGATGTTGGATGAAGCGTATCAATGGAAATGTGCCAGAGGAATAGCGAAAGGAATATGTAGTTATTTAGGTGTTGAGTACCAGGAACTAACTGAGAACGAAAATGAAGATTCACCACAATGGGCTATTGATGCTAGAGCATGGGCCATAGAGAATGATATTTCTGATGGTAGTCGGCCCAAGGATCCAGCTACCAGAGAAGAGGTTTGGAGGATGTTGCAGAAGAATGCAGAAAGGGTGGATTAA
- a CDS encoding DUF5659 domain-containing protein, protein MMKANIKLTDKDLITYLAARGFEIVDTYKEASKDRSIVLFKNSKELDRAILDYANKRGDINIADYLATEKRVKNLFYANKMR, encoded by the coding sequence ATGATGAAGGCTAACATTAAATTAACCGATAAAGATTTAATCACATACTTGGCAGCTAGAGGGTTTGAAATTGTAGATACATATAAAGAAGCAAGTAAAGATCGAAGTATTGTATTATTCAAAAATAGTAAGGAATTAGATCGAGCAATTTTAGATTATGCAAATAAAAGGGGGGATATCAATATTGCAGATTATTTAGCCACAGAAAAAAGAGTTAAGAACCTATTTTATGCTAATAAAATGAGGTAA
- a CDS encoding DNA adenine methylase: MLKSPLSWMGGKYRLRKQIIELIPEHTCYVEIFGGAAWVLFGKESSKVEVYNDINSELVNFFRILKYHAEEFKSWIEKDVVSREIFEEYHESPSKYMTDIQRAVRFFYLIKYSFASKGDHFGYGTNKDPNKAIFNTDFIQEVRGRLKHCYVENLSFDQLINKYDRKETFFFCDPPYYELTQYKDKFYKEDHLHLVELLKNIEGKFLVTINDHPEVREWYKGFNMKSTEVNYSVSRNIEGRKNYKELIITNYGL, from the coding sequence ATGTTAAAAAGTCCGTTATCATGGATGGGCGGTAAATATCGTCTCAGGAAACAAATCATTGAATTAATACCAGAGCATACATGTTATGTAGAGATCTTTGGTGGAGCTGCTTGGGTCCTGTTTGGAAAGGAATCTTCAAAGGTAGAGGTATACAATGATATTAATAGTGAATTGGTGAACTTCTTTAGGATATTGAAGTATCATGCAGAGGAATTCAAATCTTGGATTGAGAAGGACGTTGTAAGTAGAGAAATATTTGAAGAATACCATGAGAGTCCATCTAAATACATGACCGATATTCAAAGAGCAGTGAGATTTTTTTATCTAATTAAATACAGCTTTGCTAGTAAAGGTGATCACTTTGGATATGGAACGAACAAGGATCCTAATAAGGCAATTTTTAATACAGATTTTATCCAGGAAGTAAGAGGAAGACTAAAGCATTGTTATGTTGAGAACCTCTCCTTTGATCAATTGATAAATAAGTACGATAGGAAAGAGACTTTTTTCTTTTGTGATCCTCCTTATTATGAACTGACTCAGTATAAAGATAAGTTCTATAAAGAAGATCACCTGCACCTGGTTGAATTACTCAAAAATATAGAAGGAAAGTTTCTTGTAACTATAAATGACCATCCTGAGGTGAGGGAGTGGTATAAGGGTTTTAATATGAAAAGTACTGAAGTGAATTATTCAGTAAGCAGAAATATTGAAGGGCGGAAGAATTATAAAGAGTTGATTATAACTAACTATGGATTATAA
- a CDS encoding DUF2512 family protein: protein MIGLIIKIIVCPITVLISSYLFDLRFTSFQAIITGLFLAFAAHLMEVLILRKGTFWISTIMDFLGAFAVIYFVQYLFINAPLNFAGAILTATLLTITEYIQHIFLLKTNKTIKNEEKE, encoded by the coding sequence ATGATTGGATTAATTATAAAAATCATTGTGTGTCCCATAACGGTTTTGATTTCAAGCTATTTGTTTGATTTACGATTCACTTCATTTCAAGCCATCATCACAGGTCTATTCTTAGCCTTTGCGGCGCATCTCATGGAAGTGCTTATTTTAAGAAAAGGAACATTCTGGATTAGTACAATCATGGATTTTCTTGGAGCCTTTGCAGTGATTTATTTTGTTCAATATCTTTTTATAAACGCACCACTTAATTTTGCAGGAGCGATTCTAACTGCTACCCTTCTAACCATTACAGAGTACATTCAACATATCTTTTTACTTAAAACCAATAAAACAATAAAGAATGAGGAAAAAGAATAA
- a CDS encoding aspartyl-phosphate phosphatase Spo0E family protein — translation MSKNSDYINLEIQNVRHQLQELIKSKEGNLLDSKVLDLSEYLDSLVVKYANDKE, via the coding sequence TTGTCCAAAAATAGTGATTATATAAATCTTGAGATCCAAAATGTTAGACATCAATTGCAAGAATTAATCAAAAGTAAAGAAGGGAATTTACTTGACTCTAAAGTATTAGATTTAAGTGAATATCTTGATAGTTTAGTCGTTAAATATGCTAATGACAAAGAGTAG
- the ltaE gene encoding low-specificity L-threonine aldolase — translation MKMIDLRSDTVTLPSEKMLQAIQVAQLGDDVYGDDVTTNELEALAANITGKEAGLFVPTGTMGNLIAVMTHTKPGQEIILEESCHIYLFEVGGIARIAGVQARPIQGSDGKICCEKIQKAMRTENIHFPETGLICLENTHNMAGGTVVPLENMKEIYELGQSIGVPIHLDGARVFNAATHLGVQVKEIAQYVDSMMFCLSKGLGAPIGSMLVGSNTFISQARKYRKMLGGGMRQVGVIAAPGRIAIEEMVERLELDHKNAKKLAEGLNSIKGVSVELSKVHTNIVNVDFSETGLACTDIVESLKKKGILANVRGQQEIRFVTHKDVTTEEISNTIKVIKEMIKAISIQ, via the coding sequence ATGAAAATGATAGACTTAAGAAGTGATACAGTCACACTGCCTAGTGAAAAAATGTTACAAGCCATTCAAGTAGCACAGCTGGGTGACGACGTCTATGGAGATGATGTGACCACCAATGAATTAGAAGCACTGGCGGCAAATATAACAGGGAAAGAAGCAGGTCTTTTTGTTCCTACGGGAACAATGGGCAATCTAATAGCGGTGATGACACATACGAAACCAGGTCAAGAAATTATCTTAGAAGAAAGCTGCCATATCTATTTGTTTGAAGTGGGGGGCATTGCCAGAATTGCGGGGGTGCAAGCTAGACCGATTCAAGGGAGTGATGGGAAAATTTGCTGTGAAAAAATACAGAAGGCTATGAGAACAGAAAATATTCATTTTCCTGAAACCGGTTTAATTTGTTTGGAGAATACCCATAATATGGCCGGGGGAACAGTGGTACCATTGGAAAATATGAAGGAAATTTATGAGCTTGGACAAAGCATTGGTGTACCCATTCATTTAGATGGGGCAAGGGTGTTCAATGCCGCTACCCACCTAGGGGTCCAAGTCAAAGAGATTGCTCAATATGTGGACTCTATGATGTTCTGCTTATCAAAAGGATTAGGAGCACCCATTGGAAGTATGCTTGTGGGAAGCAATACATTCATCAGTCAAGCGAGGAAATATAGAAAGATGTTAGGTGGAGGGATGAGACAAGTGGGTGTCATCGCTGCCCCAGGCCGAATTGCCATTGAAGAAATGGTAGAAAGGCTTGAACTGGACCATAAAAATGCTAAAAAACTAGCTGAGGGATTGAATTCTATTAAGGGAGTCTCTGTAGAATTAAGTAAGGTTCACACAAACATTGTGAATGTAGATTTTTCTGAGACTGGATTGGCATGTACGGATATAGTAGAAAGTCTAAAGAAAAAGGGAATACTGGCCAATGTCCGTGGCCAACAAGAAATTAGATTTGTCACCCATAAGGATGTAACAACTGAAGAGATATCAAATACTATCAAAGTCATTAAAGAAATGATAAAAGCGATTTCAATACAATAG
- a CDS encoding replication-associated recombination protein A, producing the protein MNKPLADRMRPIKLEDVVGQEHILSKNQILNKTLQAGHITNMIFYGPPGVGKTTVANIISNMTNKKLYKLNATNASIKDIQRIVAELDSFMTMNGVLLYLDEIQNFNKKQQQSLLEYIENGKITLIASTTENPYHYIYNAILSRSTVFEFKLLTKSNVIEGLKQVIKRINDEGKTLVEYEEEALDYIATASNGDLRRAMNALELAMYAAESENKEQVFLTIHIAQESTQKKVISYDKFGDQHYDILSAFQKSIRGTDPDAAIHYLARLVKAGDLNSICRRLLVIASEDIGLAYPTAITIVKSCVDAAMQVGFPEARINLAQATLVLATAPKSNSVIEAMDRALADLDQKDIGEIPTSLKDAHYKGASDLGRGVTYKYPHHYENNYIQQQYLPENIKNEKYYGSQNNKMEQRIFSYLEQLKKQ; encoded by the coding sequence ATGAATAAACCACTGGCAGATCGCATGAGACCAATTAAATTGGAAGATGTAGTTGGTCAAGAGCATATATTAAGTAAAAATCAAATACTAAATAAGACTCTACAGGCTGGGCACATTACCAATATGATTTTTTATGGGCCACCTGGGGTTGGGAAGACAACCGTAGCTAATATTATTTCTAATATGACAAATAAAAAATTATACAAACTAAATGCCACCAATGCTAGTATTAAAGACATACAAAGGATCGTGGCAGAATTAGACAGCTTTATGACAATGAATGGGGTACTATTATATCTAGACGAAATTCAAAATTTCAATAAAAAACAACAACAGTCCCTATTGGAATACATAGAGAATGGCAAAATTACACTGATCGCCAGTACAACAGAAAATCCATATCATTATATTTATAATGCCATTTTAAGTCGTTCAACAGTTTTTGAATTCAAGCTATTAACGAAATCAAATGTAATAGAGGGTCTAAAGCAAGTGATTAAGCGGATTAATGATGAGGGGAAAACCCTGGTTGAATATGAAGAGGAAGCCCTAGACTATATTGCTACAGCTAGCAATGGTGATCTTAGAAGGGCTATGAATGCTTTGGAGCTAGCAATGTATGCAGCGGAATCAGAAAATAAAGAGCAGGTCTTTTTAACAATCCATATTGCCCAAGAATCAACTCAAAAAAAGGTAATTAGCTATGATAAATTTGGTGACCAGCACTATGACATTTTAAGTGCTTTTCAGAAAAGTATCAGGGGGACGGATCCCGATGCTGCAATCCACTATCTGGCAAGACTGGTGAAGGCAGGGGATTTGAACTCTATTTGTAGAAGACTTTTAGTGATTGCCTCGGAGGATATTGGTCTAGCCTATCCCACTGCCATTACCATTGTGAAAAGTTGTGTAGATGCAGCAATGCAGGTGGGATTTCCTGAAGCTCGAATCAATTTAGCACAGGCCACACTGGTTTTGGCTACAGCGCCAAAATCTAACTCGGTTATTGAAGCCATGGATCGGGCCTTAGCAGATTTAGATCAGAAGGACATCGGAGAGATCCCCACTTCTTTAAAGGACGCACACTATAAAGGGGCAAGTGATTTAGGAAGAGGGGTAACATACAAATACCCTCATCATTATGAAAACAATTATATCCAACAACAGTATTTACCTGAAAACATTAAAAATGAAAAATACTATGGCTCACAAAATAACAAGATGGAGCAAAGGATATTTTCTTACTTAGAGCAGTTGAAAAAACAATAG
- a CDS encoding DUF3343 domain-containing protein, protein MYEKLIHQEYYLMVFHSKSYVVQLYQYLRRNYENKFDLISTPCRLKAGCSYSLRFYQLDDLNIIKNILAEQPQHFSTTKGVVYLSQRVNKRRTFTKIETI, encoded by the coding sequence ATGTATGAAAAACTGATTCACCAAGAATATTATCTCATGGTTTTTCATTCTAAAAGCTATGTGGTACAGCTATACCAATATTTAAGGAGAAATTATGAAAATAAATTTGACCTAATTTCTACTCCATGCAGATTGAAGGCAGGATGTAGTTATTCCCTACGGTTTTACCAGCTAGATGATTTAAATATTATCAAAAATATATTAGCAGAACAGCCACAGCATTTTTCTACCACCAAAGGAGTGGTCTATTTAAGTCAAAGAGTCAATAAACGTAGAACATTTACAAAAATAGAGACTATTTAA
- a CDS encoding CAP domain-containing protein translates to MSKQLYKKLVIPTVMATLLLSATTASAYTVDRSSYGQRFVFNVNSTQQLSQYGTSYRFRLPFLTFNPQNFNRETTEKAVPTPVEQAEKDIQPTKDTTPTPQQEVVKETPAPTPAPQPTPQPAPQPVPPATPNINVGNTSNARHSLTQSEIQLVEYVNQARKDAGLTALVIDVDLSYVARVKSQDMHDNQYFSHTSPTYGSPFDMMRHFGISYRAAAENIARTSSVQSAHNGFMNSEGHRKNILNPNLTHIGIGIYNGYYTQMFISK, encoded by the coding sequence ATGAGTAAGCAACTTTATAAAAAATTGGTAATACCAACTGTTATGGCGACGTTATTGCTATCTGCAACAACAGCTAGTGCTTATACAGTAGATCGTTCTTCTTATGGTCAAAGGTTTGTATTTAACGTCAACTCAACTCAACAATTATCACAGTATGGTACAAGCTATCGGTTTAGGCTTCCCTTTCTAACCTTCAACCCACAAAATTTCAATAGAGAAACAACTGAAAAAGCAGTCCCTACTCCTGTGGAACAAGCGGAAAAGGATATTCAACCTACGAAAGACACGACTCCAACTCCGCAACAAGAAGTAGTAAAAGAGACGCCAGCACCAACTCCAGCACCACAACCAACTCCACAACCGGCTCCACAGCCAGTTCCTCCGGCGACTCCAAATATAAATGTAGGAAACACTTCTAATGCCAGACATTCCTTAACACAGTCTGAAATTCAATTAGTTGAATATGTTAATCAAGCTAGAAAAGATGCAGGTCTTACGGCATTAGTTATTGATGTAGACTTATCCTATGTAGCTAGGGTTAAATCACAGGATATGCATGATAACCAATACTTCTCTCATACATCACCAACATATGGTTCTCCATTTGATATGATGCGTCATTTTGGCATTAGCTATAGAGCAGCAGCAGAAAACATAGCGAGAACATCAAGTGTTCAGTCAGCCCACAATGGGTTCATGAACTCCGAAGGCCATCGCAAGAATATATTGAACCCTAACTTGACTCATATTGGTATTGGTATCTACAACGGATACTATACACAAATGTTTATCAGCAAATAG